The Bacillaceae bacterium S4-13-56 genome has a window encoding:
- a CDS encoding bile acid:sodium symporter: protein MGILDKLQTFIILFAVGLGLILGQVNVIEQYAENLITPFLLLMLYGLFLTIPLQQLNRAFSNIKFLGSSTIINFIWTPTIAWGLGSVFLYDYPALWIGFIMLMVTPCTDWYLAFTGIAKGNVSLSTSVLPINLILQVVLLPVYLLIFAGTIESIPMSTLIESIVIVLVIPFILAHLTRFLLRKKSNLNNKIILFFGNAQIFFLSLAIMAMFASQGSYLLENLEVIYILIIPVLSFFVINYVVGRFVGRFLKFSYEDTVSLNMTIIARNSPVSLAIAVTAFPDQPLIALALVIGPLIELPVLAIVSQALLFTRKKSKNKDYPI, encoded by the coding sequence ATGGGGATATTAGATAAACTACAAACCTTTATTATATTATTTGCTGTTGGTTTAGGTCTCATATTAGGACAGGTAAACGTAATTGAACAATATGCGGAAAATCTCATTACACCCTTTCTATTGTTAATGCTATACGGATTGTTTTTAACTATTCCATTACAACAATTAAATAGGGCTTTTTCAAATATTAAATTTCTAGGGTCCAGCACGATCATTAATTTTATCTGGACACCAACAATAGCTTGGGGTTTAGGTTCCGTTTTCTTATATGATTATCCTGCTTTATGGATTGGTTTTATCATGCTTATGGTGACACCTTGTACAGATTGGTATCTAGCGTTTACTGGTATAGCAAAAGGAAATGTGTCCCTTTCAACATCTGTTTTGCCGATTAATTTAATTTTGCAAGTCGTACTTTTGCCAGTATATTTGTTAATATTTGCTGGAACTATTGAATCGATACCCATGTCCACGCTTATAGAAAGTATAGTAATTGTATTAGTTATTCCATTTATACTTGCTCATCTTACACGATTCTTATTAAGAAAAAAATCTAATTTAAACAACAAGATTATTCTTTTTTTCGGCAATGCCCAAATTTTCTTTTTATCATTAGCTATTATGGCAATGTTTGCTTCCCAAGGTTCTTACTTACTTGAAAACCTAGAAGTCATTTACATTTTAATTATTCCAGTTTTATCATTCTTTGTTATTAACTATGTAGTAGGACGCTTTGTTGGAAGGTTTTTAAAGTTTTCCTATGAAGATACAGTTAGCTTAAATATGACAATTATTGCTAGGAATTCACCAGTGTCTTTGGCTATAGCTGTGACAGCATTCCCTGATCAACCTCTTATTGCTTTGGCTTTAGTTATTGGGCCGTTAATTGAATTACCTGTACTTGCCATAGTTTCGCAAGCTTTACTTTTCACAAGGAAAAAAAGTAAAAATAAAGACTATCCTATATAA